The Lactuca sativa cultivar Salinas chromosome 2, Lsat_Salinas_v11, whole genome shotgun sequence genome includes the window ATTTTTCTCATTGAAGAGTTTAATGGCTGTTGAATTTCATATCCATTGAATGCTAACATGGCATCCCACAATGGTAGAGTTTAATCCATTGAAAGTCAATTAGGCATATCACTTCATTCAATTCTCCCATTGAACTATGCATTGTGGATActctaaatgaccattttacagtTACAACTTTAATCAATTTTAATGGGAGAGGAAAAACAAAAGACAAATAGGTATATCATTAGTGTCTTTATTCATTAAGTCATTTCTTGGCTTAACCTATTAAGTCATTATGTCCATATTAAGTCAAGAAGAAACAACCATACGTGTATCAGTGTCCACCGATTAAGTTCATAAAGTCAAAAGGAAACGACCCTTACATGCTTTGAGACAAATAATGTCCCATTTTAGTGCCTTGGATCATGTCAACACGGATGGTGGGGATTATATCCACATCAACATATTGTCGAGTAGGCGAGTCTACAAAGATCAATCCTGTGGCATTCGCACCCCACACTGCTACTTCTGCCTCTTCAATTAGCACCGATCCTGGGGTTGAGAAGCACAAGATCACTGCTCCGAATGCATTGTTGTTTCGCCACCTACTCATTCTACATATCCTATATTTTCATTGTTAAGCAATAGTCATTCAATTTATCATTAGCACAATtttatcacatcatataaatgtacgtgaatttgtatgtatatatatatatatatatatatatatatatatatatatatatatatatatatatatatatatatatatatatatatatatatatatatatatatatatacacacacaatagagagaaagagagagtaccCTCCACGAAAAAAAATACGAGCTCCAACCAAATATGCttctatgtgtttattatttaagcTTTCTCCCTACACATAACAAGTTTATGACCATGGGCTTTTTAGGAAATAAATTATAAAAGAATGCAATGAAGTTAGTTATATACCACGAAAGAGAGACTATTATCCAATAATATTCGTGTTGGAAAATTTCGATCAATAGATGAAGCGCCTACACACGTACTCCAAGGTGCAACATTTTGGACAAGAGACGGGTCGGGTCCATTATTTCCAGCTGAGAAAATGACACTAATACCCTTTTGCATTGCATGGAAAGACCCGATATCAGAACTCGAGTTGTAAAGGGGTACCAATGGTGGTGGTGAACCAAAAGACGCCGAAATCGCATCAACTCCATCATAAATAGCTTCATCAAATGCTGCTAAAATATCAGCTTCACTACACCTTCCATCCTCCCAACACACTTTATAAATTGCCAATCTTGCCCTTGGTGCACCCCCTCTAGCTGTCCcttctccaaaccctaaaaagCTTGCCTTTTTTACTGTGGACCCCACTGCTGTCGAAGCTGTGTGGGTCCCATGGCCATTAGCATCACGTGGTGATTGATATTCTAAGTTTCCAGTTGTGTTTAGTAATCCGTGTTCTAGTTCGTATCCTTTGAGGTAATAACGGGCCCCAATGAGTTTTAGGTTACAAGATTTTTTGGGATCGAAGTTTTCTCCATTGACACATTTTCCCCTCCAAGTTTTTGGAATTGGTTGCATGTTAGGCTCTTCATTGAAGCTCTTAGATTCTGGCCAGATTCCTGATttattgaaaacaataataactATGTACATTACAAAAGATATATTTAACTAATATCATGCATTAATTTCCTATGCTACAAATTAAATACCAGTATCGAATAAGCCAACAATTGCGTTGTCTCCATGTGTTAGTTGAAGTGGAGTTGCTTGATCACCAATGGGGTCTAAATTAAGACCCATGAAATCCCAACTTCTAGTTGTGTGTAGCTTTAATATCTTGCTCTTGAACACTGAGATCACTCGTTCCATTCCTGAAATATAGTTTATTTTGCATTAATTAAACATCCAAAAGCTTTGATTTTGTCACTAGCTTTTAAGATAAAAGTACTTTTCTTTCACTAACCAGCTAAGGTGGCTGCTTGTGTTGAGTTAATTCTTGCAGAAAAGCCTGAGAAACTATGTTTGTAGCTATAAACCATAGATTTTCTTGCATGTTCTTCGCTACAAAGGAAAAAATAGCAATAATATGATCAGTTGTGGGATTTTTCCAACATTAGAATTTAAAAACCAAAGCCATCTAGAGAAAAAAGTTCATTATATGAAAGATAATTAAAGTCACATAAACAAATATGATAAACTCATTCAGTGTTTTATAGGTGTATAGCTAACTCCACCTTTTTACATCGTACCAATGTGGGACAAATTCATCATCTTTGTTTTAGCTAAATCTCAACAGGAATCATGTGTATAATGGGAACTAGAGAGGTATTGAAAGAGTCACCTTGGAAAGACACTAGAAAGGAGTTGAACATGGTAATTTGAAGTTAGGATAGGATCTTGAATATTGTTGAGCCCTAAATAAACAATGTAAACCTGTGTAAAACATACCAAAAACAAATCAAGATGACAGATGTGAGAAGAGGGAACAAAACGCAAAAAGTTGAAAGCACTTTTGGTGGTAAAGTTACATTTGAAGTGGATTCTGAGTAAATAATAGAAAGTGATAAAAAGACCATGCCCAAAAAGGAGTGGTTATAAGCACTTGTCATCGTTCCCTATATGGAAAAACTACAACAAGAGTCACGACTTAAATACCGaagtaaaaaaaatgaagaaagaTTATTTTCTATAGAAGGTGGTATTTGCTCTTACACGACATAGGTTCATGATGGTATTTGTTCTTACACGACAGTGGACAATGGTGCAtctttttcattttgattttgtGTTGTTTGTGTTTTAGATTATCATACCATCTAGTTAAAGGTCTTTCATAGACACTATGGATGCCACCAAACAGTAGCATCACATGCGCCCTTCATTATTTCTTTGTTAATAAAGTAAAAGATCACTTTTCAGTTTTCTTCCTTTTTCTGGTTCATAGGATTGATTAATATACTAATATAACTGCACTTCATTAGTACGAGATTAGGACTACTTTTTCCCTATTATATATAGACTTGGTGATATTATCAAATACATAAAGTAATTAACAAGTTTAGATCATAACATAGCCAACACATATATAATTCGATGATGAAGTCCAAGTGACTTAAAGAACACCACCTTAAAGACCTAATGGCAATGTATATATAAGTAGGTTTCTAGCAGCTATGGAGAGGACCATTCTATGGTAAAAAGATACTTGTTTTAACTTGAAAATGATTATGTTATCAACAGAATCATTGCTCAAAAAAAGTTGCGTAACATACGATCAATTTCTTGCGTAGAATTACAGGATTATCGATATGAATTGCAGCTTGCGAAACACGAAAAAAATGGTAAAAGTAAAGATGGAATGATGAAGAGACATGTTTGGTTATAATTGCACCTCTTTGTAAAGTTATATATAGATATGGGGAAATggtatatatgtgttattatgtatATTTGCAGAAGATATTTAAGAGGATGATAGTTTAATTACTAAAGAGTTCTCATccttattttttctattttaagaCAAAATGATTATCAATGAAAAATTAATTTGTTGATATGTTAATAAGTGGTTAGTATGAATACACAATATATGATACCATATATACCTTAAGTATCATGATAGTTGATCTAAAATAAATTAGCTTTCATTCATTATGATTATTAAGTGATCAAATGATGGTTGCTAATTCAAGCCAAGGCCCATGGCCAAATGGAATTGAATAAGTGATATTATCGGTTTAATTTAGAAGACAAATTAGCAAAAGCTAAACAAGGTTAGGCCCATGGCCCAATGGAACGATAATTTAGTTCTTAGAAACTTTAAGTTGTATCAAATATGCTCCTTCCATGGCCCTTCACGGAAAAAGATGGAATTTAGCTATCACCTAAAACTGTGTCATTGAGCCTAATCCATTATTATTAAGATAACCCACTAACTTATAATTCTATGTtctttcaagaaaaaaaaacatgtatcTTAACTGTTTTAATCTACAAAAAATCTACAAGGTATAGATCTTTGATGCATTTTCCAAATTGAAAGTTGCCAAAAAGGGCACTAAATCTTGTCTGCTACTTTATGTTTTCAACACAAACCACTTAAGCGTAGATTATATTGTCCCTGGATAATCATGCCTCTATATATGGTATAATTGACTTGTTGAATACAATTTTTGTGAGAACGTGTCATAACATACTTTCATCTTATCAAACATGAGAGTGGTCATCACTATTTACATAATCATTGTGATTATAACACAATTTGAACACCATGTACAAATTTGCATTACCATGgtatattttcttaatttttatgCAGGTCAATCTTAATAAAAAAAGGGATTAATTGGTGCAAGGGATAAGAGGATAGTTGAAGCACTTTCATCATTTTCAGTCTTTGACTCATTCTCATGTAAACACAAGTTTATAAAGTTGCAGGTTCCTTAAGATGCACTTCAAAATGAACAAATTTGATGATAGCACATGCGGCCTTTCCATGTTGATTATCATTGTTAATTTGGTAATGCTGGCGCTTTTAGATTTGCATGATCCCTTTAAGGATCGAGCAAATAATTTCTTTAATTAGTCTATATTGGATAAGGGGGGAGTGAGTATAGAATacgattcaaaaaaaaaaaagaaaaaaaaacttattttcttCCGAGTAGTGGAATTAAAATTAATGTAAGGAGCTGGAACTATGAAAATAAGAGCTTTGTTCGTAAAATTTGTGAGAAATGTCGACTAATCGGTTGTTAGGGACGAATTAGAGTAATTTGTTCCAACCCAAGACATAAACAAAGTCAAGGATAATCACCCTTAATCTGAATTATGGCGGATTTTAGAATATATTACTTACTCATGTACTAAAATAACCTAGAATTTtggaaaaaataagaaaaaaaggcTATGAGACATGCATCTCAAGAGTATGATGTTGAATCGAGACCAACTTTCTATATAATTCGTAACTAAATCATTTTCATATACTATAAAATACTAATTATGACACTTAATTAATACCGATCGAACTTAGGTACTCAAAGGACCTTGATTTTagaaacaagtaatagaaaaaccTATGCTATATAtatagagaaaatgacaaaaatagccaattacactaattgcattacaaaaatagccaaaaaaaaatcgggattacatatttagccacccatttcgcagatgagaaggccccatctgcgaaatgggcatctcatctgcgaaagtacaagtgcctgaagcacaactgtgcttcaggcacttgtactttcgcagatgagatgctcatttcgcagatgggaccttctcatctgcgaaatgggtgatttttaggtataaaaacgtttttttttttttttttcattttcaccattctctacacaaaaactctctctaactttgggcttctctcggaattttggctagtttttgaagaaaatggaagattatgtcaacaatcccgcaaatatggttagattttaactcttataatgtttaaagttattttttttttatcaattgttgtattatttagtgttaaaaaagggtaattttgttgtgtttgattgatagttttagtatatttttagtatacttgaagtttaaatgcaagtagagacaagtagagactgcgtagataatgtttacaatttgttatttttgtagtttttttagtTGTTGTATAACCTGAAATCTTGTAAATTTTTATcctataattgtttatataaactGCAAAATAGTtgtttgtttgtatatatatttgtcgtataacatttgtataagttgaaaatttgtcgtatatatattgttagaaattgtttttatttgtcgtataagttgaaaattttgtataaagtagtcgtataacttgcaaaattgttagtttggttgtcgttttatttttaaatttttttgtttatatggttatataatgttagttttaattagaaagataaaaattgtttatatatttgtcgtttaagttgaaaatttgtttaagttgaaaatatgtttaagttgaaaatatttatataattatgtatgatattgttttctatcgtaaatatatttgttgtataacttggaaaattgtttatatatgtgtatgttattgttttttatcgaggaaatatatatattagtaattaagaaagtatttgcagttcgtaatcatatatttaaaaaaaaattatattttttagttatctaatttgtttttgtgttttttttttgcagcatgattttagtttaatgaatacgaaagcctttgcgaacctaaaaggctctggcggtaacatatgggaagtctttgaagttttagatgatgCCCGACGTGCTATTTTCAGAAATACCGTCTTTGGCTATTTTATTgatgtccctcgtttacaaggggacgttttattgtttcataaaatgttccttcatcagatccggccggaccctgttttatctccagatggaataaaacgTTTATATTTTTGAGTAGGCAATACCAAAatggtttatgggccggaagagttttgtttgattaccggcttcaattttggggagtatccaaaaaacattgggagaaaagggtcggaaaaattaataagcagtaaaaaaagatgtttactgCGTGAACGACTATTTCCGGACCATActaatagttcggtgaaaatcggcgacctgaaaagtttaattttaaatcaaacattcctagcacttgacgaccttgatgcagttagagtatgtttgatatacattttgtgtgaaggttttttgggcaaagaagttaatgatcgggtgccacaagattggttttttttggctgagaatttggatctctggaataggtatattttctttacgttaaaagttctattttattaaagttttttttggctgagaatttgttttctttttgttttgttaGCTTCTCTTGGGGTAGCTATCTATGGGATTTTACTTTTGTTGACCTTGAGGATACGTGGAATAAGATACATAATTATTTATCACTTCCTCAGcgtggtcaaactttaaagtattccgtctcaggatttacggctccaattagggtataaaaattttcttatatttaaattgttttattgtaatattttttattttaattttaacttttattactgttattgtacaaaattgtagatatggatatatgagatgattccggctgttcgtgcatgtggatttgcattgagaaaaaataaagactTGCCTCGGATGAAAAGATGGAGcggaacaaaaaaattgaaatgggttgacgtgaacaagatttggtcaaagatgcaggtttaaaaatatttcgtttattattaataaagttgattattatagttttatatgcatttttaatatgtttaattttttaggaggggctaccaccaagacaaaacatgttaccgggtgatggtgagatgacatctttttattatatgtcatttcaagagtatgtatatggtgaagggaaagcagtttcatccccagtacgggaccattttaggagacaagacgaatcttcgtctagtatgtcgtccAGTGGTCGCTCTCATGGTAGAGGTCGGGGCAGTGGGAAACACAAGCTAGACGAGTTGTTGAAACGGGTACATGCACTGGAGCAGCATGTCTTTATGAATCAACAAAAACCTACAGAGGTTTTTTTTGAAGAAGTGAATAATGAACAATTTTGGAACGACATTATTTTTGAGGAACCGACAGTGTCACAAAGAAATTATGATGAACAGGTTAGTTATACGCtacattatttattaaattttattaacatatatgaatacgtgtgttcatattttatatttgaaaatataggttgtgcaagatgaagtgatgaataaaaacaatacaactcaaaatgtttttggtgatactcaagacgacaaggttgttatagatgttacctttacgattttaataattactttttaataaagTGTATTTTGTTATTaagtaaaaagttatatttttaatgtaggtgttggaggagagtactcagtatgcggggaacaaatttgatgatgatgtgtgtGATGTAAACGATTATAGTGAAGTTAAAGAGGTTATTATATAGTtacattaatattaatattttgtttatttagatattattgcttattaaattatgtgtatttcgttattaagtataaagtattatctttaatgtaggagtgggaggagaggaatgacaatgcagggaacaaatttgatgatgatgtgccgGATGAAGACGAACTTATAATAATGGGAAATGTAGATTAttttcatgatgatgatgatgacaaagaagttacacccgataaaccTAGGAGTCGAAAACCATCACAATTTTTATGCACTCCTTACACCGAGgtattcgttttatttataaactgttgattttatgtttatgtgaattatctgaaagatatacatttaaacatttgaatattgtttttagttgcaTACGACACCGAAacaaaaaagaagaacaaaaaagaaggttgGTATGAAATCAACAAGCCCCGTTCCTCCTCCAGTTTTTGGTGTTGCTCATGACTTCTCCAGGTTGCGCCTGCAACCTTACGTAGCAGGCGGTGAGGATGTCATCCAAAATTATGTATTGCATTCATACGATGTGCAgcatcgtttgtttaatttcgtgttagatagagatttttggagctcattctttgggcatacacacgacggatggttggagtcagcggtaaataaattgttaattaattcttttaaaagttaattgttttttagtaaataacaaaagtatcatgtgtgcagcatataaccatttggtaccgacttttgatggagagacggtttgagagcgaccgacatacaataatgcctccaaatttttttgtttctcatgctttggaaacaggacaggactggagggcgtttatggctggtattgctacataccccaacttcatggttgcttggtgggatgttgatacggtaaacttaatagtttatattgaaaataatatcgtttttttgttatgtttttgtattgtgatgtttttgtattgtgatgtaaataaacataattttattttctgatccttatacaggtcttattgccgattcattcatcccctaatcattggctatttggggaactacgattagtgtcaatggaagtgcatatttatgacagtcttggtagaggtgcttatgaaaaattccaatccgaaggaatcttttccaaatttgaacgtcgggtggcaaattatttggacaagattaagtattgggcgcggaggaacatcccaaggattccattgaatatgcaattcatttatgaagaaaacgttccccaacaaagtagtcatttgggagattgcggtgtttttctttgtatgtttatggagcaattGGTTTCAGGTCAACCAATACGTGTTCTTATTGACCCAAAGAACGCAGCTTTAGAGTTCCGTCTCCGGATGGCAAAAATTATATGGGGGTCTAGTCTTGCTCCTCTGTAGTTGgattatataaatgtatatacaaattaatgttggatttcattattagtttatcTTTAGTGTTTACTCAACGGATGACAAAAAATATAACGTTACGACAATTACAACAatttaatgacctactaattacTTATCAATAAATTCAACATAAGAACGACCacaacatttgttttaacgttacaaatacaacaatttattgacctaacaacttcaaaaccataaaaacaatattgaaaagcttacaacttgtaaacaagaactgccaagaacaacacccaactacaaaccaatgctatctttaacttcttattttctgattgaaagagcttattagagttagctactttagctattaccatagaagattggtccttctcttcatcaacccaactgataaacccgcattttggtccctgttaaatttaatatccacagtaagaaaataaatttgtgtCATGTAAACATGAGGGTTTAAATTTGAATGACGGTAAGAACATGATACCAAATA containing:
- the LOC111898614 gene encoding subtilisin-like protease SBT3.18 isoform X2, which gives rise to MVYSYKHSFSGFSARINSTQAATLAGMERVISVFKSKILKLHTTRSWDFMGLNLDPIGDQATPLQLTHGDNAIVGLFDTGIWPESKSFNEEPNMQPIPKTWRGKCVNGENFDPKKSCNLKLIGARYYLKGYELEHGLLNTTGNLEYQSPRDANGHGTHTASTAVGSTVKKASFLGFGEGTARGGAPRARLAIYKVCWEDGRCSEADILAAFDEAIYDGVDAISASFGSPPPLVPLYNSSSDIGSFHAMQKGISVIFSAGNNGPDPSLVQNVAPWSTCVGASSIDRNFPTRILLDNSLSFVGESLNNKHIEAYLVGARIFFRGGICRMSRWRNNNAFGAVILCFSTPGSVLIEEAEVAVWGANATGLIFVDSPTRQYVDVDIIPTIRVDMIQGTKMGHYLSQSMMYPPKVHIFPSKTIIKQTPAPVVADFSSRGPSSISPDILKPDISAPGVTILAAWPPGIPPTSTSIDQRSVEWNFQSGTSMSCPHVSGIVALIKSLHPNWSPAAIRSALMTTAYNRDMNHDTILSGGTNEESNPFDIGAGHINPLKAIDPGLVYDLKADDYILFLCNNGYTEDQIKRIISLVPGKNVNCPKEMTSNTNLNYPSITISSLESSVIIKRTVRNVGGRKTSLYFARVVCPHGVEVTVWPMILFFSYFRDEVSYYVTFKPKKVSRGRYDYGEIVWSDGFHTVRSPLVVCVNTATPDITIDDSFQALDRESLSLSLSGA
- the LOC111898614 gene encoding subtilisin-like protease SBT3.18 isoform X1; amino-acid sequence: MTSAYNHSFLGMVFLSLSIIYSESTSNVYIVYLGLNNIQDPILTSNYHVQLLSSVFPSEEHARKSMVYSYKHSFSGFSARINSTQAATLAGMERVISVFKSKILKLHTTRSWDFMGLNLDPIGDQATPLQLTHGDNAIVGLFDTGIWPESKSFNEEPNMQPIPKTWRGKCVNGENFDPKKSCNLKLIGARYYLKGYELEHGLLNTTGNLEYQSPRDANGHGTHTASTAVGSTVKKASFLGFGEGTARGGAPRARLAIYKVCWEDGRCSEADILAAFDEAIYDGVDAISASFGSPPPLVPLYNSSSDIGSFHAMQKGISVIFSAGNNGPDPSLVQNVAPWSTCVGASSIDRNFPTRILLDNSLSFVGESLNNKHIEAYLVGARIFFRGGICRMSRWRNNNAFGAVILCFSTPGSVLIEEAEVAVWGANATGLIFVDSPTRQYVDVDIIPTIRVDMIQGTKMGHYLSQSMMYPPKVHIFPSKTIIKQTPAPVVADFSSRGPSSISPDILKPDISAPGVTILAAWPPGIPPTSTSIDQRSVEWNFQSGTSMSCPHVSGIVALIKSLHPNWSPAAIRSALMTTAYNRDMNHDTILSGGTNEESNPFDIGAGHINPLKAIDPGLVYDLKADDYILFLCNNGYTEDQIKRIISLVPGKNVNCPKEMTSNTNLNYPSITISSLESSVIIKRTVRNVGGRKTSLYFARVVCPHGVEVTVWPMILFFSYFRDEVSYYVTFKPKKVSRGRYDYGEIVWSDGFHTVRSPLVVCVNTATPDITIDDSFQALDRESLSLSLSGA